One region of Aurantimonas sp. HBX-1 genomic DNA includes:
- the lipA gene encoding lipoyl synthase gives MVTVLDNRQPAGEVPRPRHPEKAHRPDTATMVPKPDWIRVKAPTSQGYHETRAIARSNNLVTVCEEAGCPNIGGCWEKKHATFMIMGGICTRACSFCNVATGRPHALDHSEPESVGRAVAAMGLNHVVITSVDRDDLPDGGAEHFVRTIRAIRAAAPGTTVEILTPDFLRKPGALETVVAARPDVFNHNLETVPSNYLTVRPGARYFHSIRLLQQVKELDPTIFTKSGIMVGLGEERNEVLQLMDDLRSADVDFLTIGQYLQPTKKHHPVIRYVPPEEFASFETVALSKGFLVVAASPLTRSSHHAGEDFDRLKAARLARQAAA, from the coding sequence ATGGTCACCGTGCTCGATAATCGCCAGCCGGCCGGGGAAGTGCCCCGGCCGCGGCATCCCGAAAAAGCCCATCGCCCCGACACTGCGACGATGGTGCCCAAGCCCGATTGGATCCGCGTCAAGGCGCCGACCTCGCAGGGCTACCACGAGACGCGCGCCATCGCGCGCTCCAACAACCTCGTCACCGTGTGCGAAGAGGCCGGCTGCCCCAACATCGGCGGTTGCTGGGAGAAGAAGCACGCGACCTTCATGATCATGGGCGGGATCTGCACTCGCGCCTGCTCCTTCTGCAACGTCGCGACCGGACGTCCGCACGCGCTGGACCACAGCGAGCCGGAAAGCGTCGGCCGCGCGGTCGCGGCGATGGGCCTCAACCACGTCGTCATCACCTCCGTCGATCGCGACGATCTGCCGGACGGCGGGGCCGAGCACTTCGTCCGCACGATTCGCGCCATCCGCGCCGCCGCCCCCGGGACCACCGTCGAGATCCTGACGCCCGACTTCCTGCGCAAGCCCGGCGCGCTCGAGACCGTCGTCGCCGCCCGGCCTGACGTCTTCAACCACAATCTCGAGACGGTGCCGTCGAACTATCTGACGGTCCGGCCCGGCGCCCGCTACTTCCACTCGATCCGGCTGCTGCAGCAGGTCAAGGAACTCGATCCGACGATCTTCACCAAGTCGGGGATCATGGTCGGGCTCGGCGAGGAGCGGAACGAGGTTCTCCAGCTGATGGACGACCTGCGCTCGGCCGACGTCGACTTCCTGACGATCGGCCAGTACCTGCAGCCGACCAAGAAGCATCATCCGGTCATCCGCTACGTGCCGCCGGAGGAGTTCGCCTCCTTCGAGACGGTGGCGTTGAGCAAGGGCTTCCTCGTCGTCGCGGCCAGCCCGCTGACGCGTTCGTCGCACCATGCCGGGGAAGATTTCGACCGGCTCAAGGCCGCCCGGCTCGCCCGCCAGGCCGCCGCCTGA
- the dusB gene encoding tRNA dihydrouridine synthase DusB — protein MPDLRDPLTIGNARLRNRVLLAPLSGISDVPFRRLARRFGAGMVVSEMVASGEFVKGDQESALRAMRDGPGLHVVQLAGRDPAWMRQAAEQLSDAGADIIDINMGCPAKKVVGGLSGSALMREPELALRIVEATVAGAGAVPVTLKMRLGWDRETINAPVLAARAEAAGVRSIVVHGRTRSEFYEGHADWHAIAAVRDAVDIPVIANGDLTCPEDLTPMLAASRADAVMVGRGSQGRPWLPGLLAGAIGEAELTALCLADLVEEHYDAMLSHYGTGAGLRRARKHLGWYLDHFAAAAGSVAATDRAAILGGADTAAIRLRLRQILGATDIAAVEPAFRLRPLRRAA, from the coding sequence ATGCCCGATCTGCGCGATCCTCTGACAATCGGCAACGCGCGGCTGCGAAACCGTGTGCTCCTGGCGCCGCTCTCCGGCATTTCGGACGTGCCCTTCCGACGGCTGGCACGGCGCTTCGGCGCCGGCATGGTCGTATCGGAAATGGTTGCGAGTGGCGAGTTCGTCAAAGGCGACCAGGAGAGCGCGCTGCGGGCGATGCGCGACGGCCCGGGTCTGCATGTCGTGCAGCTGGCGGGCCGCGATCCCGCGTGGATGCGGCAGGCCGCCGAACAGCTCTCGGACGCAGGCGCCGACATCATCGACATCAACATGGGCTGCCCCGCGAAGAAGGTGGTGGGTGGCCTGTCCGGATCGGCGCTGATGCGGGAGCCGGAGCTGGCGCTGCGCATAGTCGAGGCGACGGTGGCCGGTGCCGGCGCCGTCCCGGTCACGCTGAAGATGCGGCTCGGTTGGGATCGGGAAACGATCAATGCCCCGGTGCTGGCGGCGCGGGCCGAAGCGGCCGGCGTCCGATCCATCGTGGTGCACGGGCGGACCCGGTCGGAATTCTACGAGGGCCATGCCGACTGGCATGCCATCGCCGCGGTGCGGGACGCCGTCGACATTCCGGTCATCGCCAATGGCGATCTGACCTGTCCCGAAGACCTTACGCCGATGTTGGCGGCCAGCCGTGCCGACGCGGTGATGGTCGGCCGCGGCAGCCAGGGCCGCCCGTGGTTGCCGGGGCTTCTCGCCGGCGCCATCGGCGAAGCCGAACTGACGGCTTTGTGCCTCGCCGACCTGGTCGAGGAGCACTACGACGCGATGCTGAGCCACTATGGAACCGGCGCCGGACTGCGCCGCGCCCGCAAGCACCTCGGCTGGTACCTCGACCATTTCGCGGCAGCGGCAGGGTCCGTTGCCGCGACCGACCGCGCCGCGATCCTCGGCGGCGCCGATACCGCCGCGATCCGCCTGCGGCTGCGCCAGATCCTCGGCGCAACGGACATCGCCGCGGTGGAGCCAGCCTTCCGGCTCCGGCCGCTGCGGCGGGCGGCCTGA
- a CDS encoding bifunctional 2-C-methyl-D-erythritol 4-phosphate cytidylyltransferase/2-C-methyl-D-erythritol 2,4-cyclodiphosphate synthase, whose protein sequence is MCEDPSQQGEVAVTSSAAAIIVAAGRGERAGQSAEGPKQYRNIGGIPVLRRTIEQFLAHSGIDRVAVVVHPDDRALLSAALGNRLSQVMVVEGGPTRQSSVRRGLEALASAPEPQTVLIHDGVRPFVDAALIDRTLAAVGATTGVIPAIAVADTLKRGAADGIIEATIDRRSLFAAQTPQAFPFAAIRAAHAAAAGEAREFTDDASIAEWAGMSVRLVEGSADNVKLTTARDIALADERLKGTHRMIDVRTGNGYDVHRLTQGDHVTLCGVSIPHDGGLDGHSDADVGLHALTDALLATCGAGDIGDHFPPSDPQWRGAASHIFVEKAVAIVRGKGGRIMNADISLICEAPKIAPHREAMRQAIAAMTGLDLDRVSVKATTNEAIGFVGRREGIAAIATASVAYGETA, encoded by the coding sequence ATGTGCGAGGATCCGTCGCAGCAGGGGGAAGTGGCAGTGACATCGAGCGCCGCAGCGATCATCGTGGCCGCCGGACGCGGCGAGCGCGCCGGCCAGTCGGCCGAAGGCCCGAAGCAGTATCGGAACATCGGCGGGATTCCGGTCCTGCGGCGCACGATCGAACAGTTCCTTGCCCATTCCGGCATCGACCGAGTCGCCGTCGTCGTGCATCCGGACGACCGGGCGCTTCTGAGCGCTGCGCTCGGGAATCGGTTGTCGCAGGTCATGGTGGTCGAGGGCGGACCGACGCGGCAATCGTCCGTGCGGCGGGGGCTGGAGGCGCTGGCGTCGGCGCCGGAGCCACAGACCGTGCTGATCCATGACGGCGTCCGCCCGTTCGTCGATGCCGCGCTGATCGACCGGACGCTGGCCGCGGTCGGAGCCACGACGGGCGTCATACCGGCGATCGCGGTCGCCGACACGCTGAAGCGCGGCGCGGCGGACGGGATCATCGAGGCGACGATCGACCGCAGGAGCCTCTTTGCTGCCCAGACGCCGCAGGCATTTCCCTTCGCGGCGATCCGCGCCGCCCATGCCGCGGCGGCCGGGGAAGCTCGGGAATTCACCGACGACGCGTCCATTGCCGAATGGGCCGGCATGTCCGTCAGGCTGGTCGAGGGATCGGCCGACAACGTGAAACTCACCACCGCCCGTGATATCGCCCTCGCCGACGAGCGGCTGAAGGGAACCCACCGTATGATCGATGTCCGGACCGGCAACGGCTACGACGTGCACCGCCTGACGCAGGGCGATCACGTGACGCTGTGCGGCGTCAGCATTCCCCATGACGGCGGGCTCGACGGGCATTCCGATGCCGATGTCGGGCTGCATGCCCTCACCGATGCGCTGCTCGCCACCTGCGGCGCTGGCGACATCGGCGACCACTTTCCGCCGAGCGACCCGCAATGGCGAGGCGCCGCGTCGCACATTTTCGTCGAGAAAGCAGTCGCAATCGTCCGTGGCAAGGGCGGGCGCATCATGAACGCCGATATCTCGCTGATCTGCGAGGCACCGAAGATCGCGCCGCATCGCGAGGCGATGCGGCAGGCGATCGCCGCGATGACGGGACTGGATCTCGATCGCGTCTCGGTGAAGGCGACGACCAACGAGGCGATCGGCTTCGTCGGCCGCCGCGAGGGGATCGCCGCCATCGCCACCGCGAGCGTCGCCTATGGAGAGACGGCGTGA
- a CDS encoding CinA family protein produces the protein MSEVTSTRPLAAAIVERYAAAGATIATAESCTGGMVAAALTDIAGSSAVFDRGFVTYSNAAKVAMLGVAETTLAAHGAVSEETAREMAEGARRNSGVDVAVSITGIAGPGGGSPGKPVGLVHFACTGPEGTRHREERFGDRDRAAIRQASTIVALEMLLAALPG, from the coding sequence GTGAGCGAGGTAACTTCGACGCGACCTCTCGCTGCGGCGATCGTCGAACGCTACGCTGCCGCCGGAGCGACGATCGCCACCGCCGAGTCGTGTACCGGCGGCATGGTCGCCGCGGCGCTCACCGACATCGCCGGCTCGTCCGCGGTGTTCGACCGAGGCTTCGTCACCTATTCCAATGCCGCCAAGGTCGCGATGCTGGGCGTCGCGGAAACAACGCTCGCCGCCCATGGCGCCGTCTCGGAGGAAACCGCGCGGGAGATGGCGGAAGGCGCGCGGCGCAATTCAGGCGTCGACGTCGCGGTCTCGATCACGGGAATTGCGGGTCCGGGCGGAGGCTCGCCGGGCAAGCCGGTCGGCCTGGTGCATTTCGCCTGCACGGGCCCGGAAGGGACGCGCCATCGCGAAGAGCGCTTCGGCGACCGGGACCGCGCCGCGATCCGGCAGGCCAGCACGATCGTCGCGCTCGAGATGCTGCTGGCGGCCCTGCCCGGCTAG
- a CDS encoding SRPBCC domain-containing protein, whose product MAAEAAQDDGKPPADGHTLVLTRTVDASPASVWACLTEPSCFKSWWRDNLEFEPALGGRFVEPWTDPSGRLRTTRAEVTAFHPPRGFVMVWADEDWDFDTVVSVSLEPIGEGTRVTIEHQGWEAAPAPDRATLLLDHRGGWQRHLAGLATHAEEHHARRKGNLRNGH is encoded by the coding sequence ATGGCCGCAGAAGCCGCTCAGGACGACGGGAAACCGCCAGCGGATGGCCACACGCTCGTGCTGACCCGCACGGTGGACGCGTCCCCGGCCTCGGTCTGGGCGTGCCTGACCGAGCCTTCCTGCTTCAAGTCCTGGTGGCGGGACAATCTCGAATTCGAGCCGGCGCTCGGCGGCCGTTTCGTCGAGCCCTGGACCGACCCCTCCGGCCGCCTCAGGACGACGCGGGCCGAGGTGACCGCGTTTCACCCACCCCGCGGCTTCGTCATGGTGTGGGCCGACGAGGACTGGGACTTCGACACGGTCGTCTCGGTTTCGCTGGAGCCCATCGGCGAGGGGACGCGCGTCACCATCGAACACCAGGGCTGGGAAGCGGCGCCGGCGCCCGACCGCGCGACGCTCTTGCTCGATCATCGCGGCGGCTGGCAGCGGCATCTCGCCGGGCTGGCGACGCACGCGGAAGAACATCACGCCCGGCGCAAGGGCAACCTGCGCAACGGCCACTGA
- a CDS encoding SGNH/GDSL hydrolase family protein: MKTVLCFGDSLTWGYDAETGLRHDFADRWPNVLAKALGDGVAVVTDGLNGRTTAFDDHTVMSDRNGARTLPTALGAHQPLDLVVLLLGTNDLKRHTGGGRVFESRQGMERLVEIIQTFPYQRGYAVPKILIVAPPMFRETTEPDFALLFGHGVEESQHFRSACTKVAEEYGCAVFDASEVCETTPLDGIHLDAAHTRALGEALVEPVKALLGDTA, translated from the coding sequence ATGAAGACCGTTCTCTGCTTCGGCGACTCGCTGACCTGGGGCTACGACGCCGAGACCGGGCTGCGCCATGACTTCGCCGACCGCTGGCCGAACGTCCTCGCCAAGGCGCTCGGCGACGGTGTCGCCGTCGTCACCGATGGGCTCAACGGGCGCACCACCGCCTTCGACGACCACACGGTGATGAGCGACCGCAACGGCGCCCGGACACTGCCAACGGCGCTGGGCGCGCATCAGCCGCTCGACCTCGTGGTTCTGTTGCTCGGCACCAACGATCTCAAGCGCCACACCGGCGGCGGCCGGGTGTTCGAGTCGCGTCAGGGGATGGAGCGGCTGGTCGAGATCATCCAGACCTTTCCCTATCAGCGCGGCTACGCCGTGCCGAAGATCCTCATCGTCGCCCCGCCGATGTTCCGCGAGACGACGGAACCGGATTTCGCCCTGCTGTTCGGCCACGGTGTCGAGGAGTCGCAGCATTTCCGCTCGGCCTGCACCAAGGTCGCGGAAGAGTACGGCTGCGCCGTCTTCGATGCGTCCGAGGTTTGCGAGACCACCCCGCTCGACGGGATCCATCTCGACGCGGCCCACACGCGGGCGCTGGGCGAGGCGCTGGTCGAGCCGGTCAAGGCTTTGCTGGGCGACACGGCATGA
- a CDS encoding nitrogen regulation protein NR(II), translated as MNNVYEVMSATAAQMKILNALPHPVVVVDRDGRFHFANSDAEQFFSAGMAYLAKRRLQDFVPADSPLFALIEQVRTENSRISEYRVDVSSPRLGSERMVDLYVSPLPDNPDLVVVMVQLRSIADKMDRQLTHRSAARSVTGLAAMLAHEIRNPLSGIKGAAQLLATNASDEDRGLTRLIQEESDRIVKLVDRMEVFSDQRPIERSAVNIHSVLEHVKTLGKNGFARGARISELYDPSLPAVFANRDQLVQVFLNLLKNAAEAVHGREDGEIKLMTAFRPGVRLSVPGTKDRVTLPLEFCVEDNGDGVPDDIREYIFDPFVTTKPSGSGLGLALVAKIVGDHGGVIECDSQPGHTVFRILMPAWREEASEAEPQYNFGSEG; from the coding sequence ATGAACAATGTCTACGAAGTGATGTCGGCGACCGCCGCGCAGATGAAGATCCTCAATGCCCTGCCGCACCCGGTGGTGGTGGTCGACCGCGACGGTCGCTTCCACTTCGCCAATTCGGATGCCGAGCAGTTCTTTTCCGCCGGCATGGCGTATCTCGCCAAGCGGCGCCTGCAGGACTTCGTGCCCGCCGACAGCCCGCTGTTTGCGCTGATCGAACAGGTGCGCACCGAGAACTCGCGCATCAGCGAATACCGCGTCGACGTTTCCTCGCCGCGTCTCGGAAGCGAGCGGATGGTCGATCTCTACGTGTCGCCGCTGCCGGACAATCCCGACCTGGTGGTGGTCATGGTCCAGCTGCGCTCGATCGCCGACAAGATGGATCGCCAGCTCACCCACCGCTCGGCGGCGCGCAGCGTGACCGGGCTGGCGGCGATGCTGGCGCACGAGATCCGCAATCCGCTGTCGGGCATCAAGGGCGCGGCGCAGCTCCTGGCGACCAATGCGAGCGACGAGGATCGCGGCCTGACGCGGCTGATCCAGGAAGAAAGCGACCGCATCGTCAAGCTCGTCGATCGCATGGAAGTGTTCTCCGACCAGCGCCCGATCGAACGGTCGGCGGTGAACATCCATTCGGTGCTCGAGCACGTGAAGACGCTCGGCAAGAACGGCTTTGCCCGGGGCGCCAGGATCAGCGAGCTTTACGACCCCTCGCTGCCCGCGGTCTTCGCCAATCGCGACCAGCTGGTGCAGGTTTTCCTCAACCTCCTGAAGAACGCCGCCGAAGCGGTGCATGGCCGCGAGGACGGCGAGATCAAGCTGATGACGGCGTTCCGCCCCGGCGTCCGCCTCTCTGTGCCGGGCACCAAGGACCGGGTGACGCTGCCGCTGGAGTTTTGCGTCGAGGACAATGGCGACGGCGTCCCCGACGACATCCGGGAATACATTTTCGATCCCTTCGTCACCACCAAGCCCAGCGGCTCGGGCCTCGGCCTCGCGCTGGTGGCCAAGATCGTCGGCGATCACGGCGGGGTCATCGAATGCGATTCGCAACCGGGACACACCGTGTTCCGCATTCTGATGCCGGCCTGGCGGGAGGAGGCCAGCGAGGCCGAGCCCCAGTACAACTTCGGAAGCGAAGGCTGA
- the lpdA gene encoding dihydrolipoyl dehydrogenase, with protein MADTYDILIIGGGPGGYVAAIRAAQFGFKTAVVEREHLGGICLNWGCIPTKALLRSAEIFHYAENAANYGLTIEKPGFDMAAVVKRSRGVSAQLNGGVGFLMKKNKIDVIWGEAKITKVGKGGPTEVVVGKMTKPVVEPQNPVPKGVLGEGTYKARHVIVATGARPRVLPGIEPDGDRIWTYFEAMKPKAMPKSLIVMGSGAIGIEFASFYRTMGAEVTVVELLPQIMPVEDGEIAGLARKQFEKQGMRILTDAKVSKVTKGGEGVEVTVETKDGKSQTFSAERLISAVGVQGNTEGLGLEEAGVAIERGIVTIDGFGRTNVEGIYAIGDVAGPPMLAHKAEHEGTICVEAIKGLDVHPMQKTQIPGCTYCQPQVASVGLTEAKAKEAGREVKVGRFPFKGNGKAIALGEPEGLVKTVFDAKTGELLGAHMVGAEVTELIQGFVIAMGLETTEEELFHSVFPHPTLSEMMHESVLDAYGRVIHM; from the coding sequence ATGGCTGACACCTACGACATTCTCATCATCGGCGGTGGCCCCGGCGGCTATGTCGCGGCGATCCGCGCCGCGCAGTTCGGCTTCAAGACCGCCGTCGTGGAACGCGAGCATCTGGGCGGCATCTGCCTCAACTGGGGCTGCATCCCGACCAAGGCGTTGCTGCGCTCGGCCGAGATCTTCCACTACGCCGAGAACGCCGCCAATTACGGCCTGACCATCGAGAAGCCGGGCTTCGATATGGCCGCCGTCGTCAAGCGCTCGCGCGGCGTCTCGGCGCAGCTCAACGGCGGCGTCGGCTTCCTGATGAAGAAGAACAAGATCGACGTCATCTGGGGCGAGGCGAAGATCACCAAGGTCGGCAAGGGCGGTCCGACCGAAGTCGTCGTCGGCAAGATGACCAAGCCCGTCGTCGAGCCGCAGAACCCGGTGCCGAAGGGTGTGCTGGGCGAGGGGACGTACAAGGCCAGGCACGTCATCGTGGCAACCGGCGCCCGGCCGCGCGTGCTGCCGGGGATCGAGCCGGACGGCGACCGGATCTGGACCTATTTCGAGGCAATGAAACCGAAGGCGATGCCGAAATCGCTGATCGTCATGGGCTCCGGCGCCATCGGCATCGAGTTCGCCTCCTTCTACCGCACCATGGGCGCCGAGGTGACCGTCGTCGAACTGCTGCCGCAGATCATGCCCGTCGAGGATGGCGAGATCGCCGGCCTGGCGCGCAAGCAGTTCGAGAAGCAGGGCATGCGCATCCTCACCGATGCCAAGGTGTCGAAGGTCACCAAGGGCGGCGAGGGCGTCGAGGTGACCGTCGAGACCAAGGACGGCAAGTCGCAGACGTTTTCGGCGGAGCGGCTGATCTCGGCGGTCGGCGTGCAGGGCAATACCGAAGGACTGGGTCTGGAAGAGGCGGGTGTCGCCATCGAGCGCGGGATCGTCACGATCGACGGGTTCGGGCGGACCAATGTCGAGGGCATCTACGCCATCGGCGACGTCGCGGGGCCGCCAATGCTCGCCCACAAGGCCGAGCACGAGGGCACGATCTGCGTCGAGGCGATCAAGGGCCTTGATGTCCACCCGATGCAGAAGACGCAGATTCCCGGCTGCACGTACTGCCAGCCCCAGGTCGCCAGTGTCGGCCTGACCGAGGCGAAGGCCAAGGAGGCCGGCCGCGAGGTCAAGGTCGGCCGCTTCCCCTTCAAGGGCAACGGCAAAGCCATCGCGCTCGGCGAGCCCGAGGGTCTGGTGAAGACGGTGTTCGACGCCAAGACCGGCGAACTCCTCGGGGCCCACATGGTAGGCGCGGAAGTCACGGAGCTGATCCAGGGCTTCGTCATCGCCATGGGGCTGGAAACCACGGAAGAAGAGCTGTTCCACAGCGTCTTCCCGCATCCGACACTGTCCGAGATGATGCACGAAAGCGTTCTCGACGCCTACGGCCGCGTCATACACATGTGA
- a CDS encoding pyruvate dehydrogenase complex dihydrolipoamide acetyltransferase, producing MPINVTMPALSPTMEEGNLAKWLVKEGDKVASGDVIAEIETDKATMEVEAVDEGTVAKILVPAGTEGVKVNDVIAILAADGEDVAAAAKGEGSGGSAPASADDGAIAADPEADAASGSTAPSKEAPPSPRTGAAEATPKPAAARAEGERVFASPLARRLAKEAGIDVGSVSGSGPRGRVVKADIEAAAKDGGKPAPAAVSDKAAPAAAAPSAAPAPKAASDDQIRKLFAEGSYEAIPHDGMRKTIARRLVEAKSTIPHFYLTLDCELDALLALRQQLNAAAPMVKGEGGDRPAYKLSVNDMIIKAMALALKAVPAANASWTESAMLVHKHADVGVAVSIEGGLITPIIRRADEKTLSAISNEMKDLAKRARSRKLKPEEYQGGTTAVSNLGMFGIKDFAAVINPPHATILAVGAGEPQAVVKDGAVTVATVMSVTLSTDHRAVDGALGAELLGAFRQLIENPMSMLV from the coding sequence ATGCCGATCAACGTCACGATGCCCGCGCTGTCGCCGACCATGGAGGAGGGCAACCTCGCCAAATGGCTGGTGAAGGAGGGCGACAAGGTCGCTTCCGGCGACGTCATCGCCGAAATCGAGACCGACAAGGCGACGATGGAAGTCGAGGCGGTGGACGAGGGGACCGTCGCGAAGATCCTGGTGCCGGCCGGCACCGAGGGCGTCAAGGTCAACGACGTGATCGCCATCCTGGCCGCCGACGGCGAGGATGTCGCCGCCGCGGCCAAGGGCGAAGGCTCGGGCGGTTCTGCCCCGGCCTCGGCCGACGACGGTGCCATCGCGGCCGATCCGGAGGCCGACGCGGCGTCGGGCAGCACGGCGCCCTCGAAGGAAGCGCCGCCGAGCCCGCGCACCGGGGCAGCCGAAGCCACGCCGAAGCCCGCCGCGGCCCGCGCCGAGGGGGAGCGCGTCTTTGCGTCGCCGCTGGCGCGCCGGCTTGCGAAGGAAGCCGGGATCGACGTCGGCTCGGTGAGCGGTTCCGGCCCGCGCGGCCGTGTGGTGAAGGCCGACATCGAGGCGGCGGCGAAGGACGGCGGCAAGCCCGCACCGGCAGCGGTGTCGGACAAGGCCGCGCCCGCAGCCGCGGCGCCTTCGGCGGCGCCCGCGCCCAAGGCAGCCAGCGACGATCAGATCCGCAAGCTGTTCGCCGAGGGTTCCTACGAAGCCATCCCGCATGACGGCATGCGCAAGACCATCGCCCGCCGGCTGGTCGAGGCGAAGTCGACGATCCCGCACTTCTACCTGACCCTCGACTGCGAGCTCGACGCGCTCCTGGCGCTGCGCCAGCAGTTGAATGCGGCGGCACCGATGGTGAAGGGCGAGGGCGGCGATCGCCCGGCCTACAAGCTCTCGGTCAACGACATGATCATCAAGGCGATGGCCCTGGCGCTGAAGGCCGTGCCTGCCGCCAACGCCTCGTGGACCGAGTCCGCGATGCTGGTCCACAAGCATGCCGATGTCGGCGTCGCCGTCTCGATCGAGGGCGGGCTGATCACTCCGATCATCCGCCGCGCCGACGAGAAGACCCTGTCGGCGATCTCCAACGAGATGAAGGACCTCGCCAAGCGGGCCCGCAGCCGCAAATTGAAGCCCGAGGAATACCAGGGTGGCACCACCGCGGTGTCCAATCTCGGCATGTTCGGCATCAAGGACTTCGCCGCGGTGATCAACCCGCCGCATGCGACGATCCTCGCCGTCGGCGCCGGCGAGCCGCAGGCCGTCGTCAAGGACGGGGCGGTGACCGTCGCGACGGTGATGAGCGTCACGCTGTCGACCGACCACCGCGCCGTCGACGGGGCACTGGGCGCCGAGCTTCTCGGCGCTTTCCGGCAGCTGATCGAAAATCCCATGTCGATGCTGGTCTGA
- a CDS encoding type II toxin-antitoxin system RatA family toxin, which translates to MPQHETTRHVRHTPAQMFALVADVERYPEFLPLCQRLVIQSEREKDGRKLLVADMTVAYKMIRETFTSQVLLKPDENQIDVSYVDGPFRYLDNRWNFLPAADGGCDVRFFIDYAFKSRTLGLLMGSMFDYAFRRFSQAFEERANVIYGDPATSAVAAT; encoded by the coding sequence ATGCCCCAGCACGAGACCACGCGCCACGTACGCCACACGCCGGCCCAGATGTTCGCGCTGGTCGCCGACGTCGAGCGCTATCCGGAGTTCCTGCCGCTCTGCCAGCGCCTCGTCATCCAGTCCGAGCGGGAGAAGGACGGCCGGAAGCTGCTCGTGGCGGACATGACAGTCGCCTACAAGATGATCCGCGAGACCTTCACCTCGCAGGTTCTGCTCAAGCCGGACGAAAACCAGATCGACGTCAGCTATGTCGACGGCCCGTTCCGCTATCTCGACAACCGCTGGAACTTCCTGCCCGCCGCCGACGGCGGATGCGACGTCCGGTTCTTCATCGACTACGCCTTCAAGAGCCGGACGCTGGGACTGCTGATGGGGTCGATGTTCGACTATGCCTTCCGGCGGTTCTCGCAGGCTTTCGAGGAGCGAGCTAACGTCATTTACGGCGATCCTGCTACGAGTGCCGTCGCCGCGACCTAG
- a CDS encoding GlsB/YeaQ/YmgE family stress response membrane protein codes for MDVNGVGWIAAIIVGGLAGWLAEQVMKSDMGLLMNIILGIVGAIVLNAILAALGISFGAGWIAYLITGFIGACLLIFIFRAFRGRGRV; via the coding sequence ATGGACGTAAACGGAGTGGGCTGGATTGCCGCGATCATCGTCGGCGGCCTCGCCGGCTGGCTGGCCGAGCAGGTCATGAAAAGCGACATGGGCCTGTTGATGAACATCATCCTCGGCATCGTCGGGGCGATCGTTCTCAACGCCATCCTGGCTGCGCTCGGCATCTCGTTCGGTGCCGGCTGGATCGCCTACCTGATCACCGGTTTCATCGGTGCCTGCCTGCTGATCTTCATCTTTCGGGCATTCCGCGGCCGCGGCCGCGTCTAA